GTCGTTTCGCGGCGAAATCACGCGAATGTTCAGCGAGGGGACGAGATATCATCTTGCTCTGCGCTTTGTAGACGGAGCTGACGACGATTACAGAAAGCTCGAACAGTTTCTATATGCCGATACACGTATGCGACTTCGGGGAAAAAGCAGGGGGCCGACCGGCCCCCTGACGGAGTTACACGAATGATACTGTACGTATCGGTAACTCCGAATGAACTCCGCGTAAAAAAATCAGGCGGCTTCGCGTAGTGAGATATTGATATCGATCATGCCCAGCGGGCTGTACATGTTCAGCCCGAGAGTCGTATCGTTCTTCGCCGGAAAGGGCGTCGTTCGCGTATCGACGACGACTGGAACCGATACGTCCAGGAATTCGTTACGCGAAAGAAAGATATTGAGAGCGTTACCTGTGATCATGTTCGCAATCTCGCCCAGCACGTCTCTGTATTCCTGATCGAAGGATTCGGGAGTGCCGCCGAGCTTCTCAAAGATCTTGCGAGCGCCGTCAGACGTCATCGAGTAGATGACGCGACCGTTGACAGGCCCCGTGACGTCGATATAGATCGCAATCTCCTGCCCCGGGGCGAGCGAGTTCTTCACGACCGTCTTTCCGCGAATCAGATCAACCTGCAAGAGCTGGTTGAAGACCAGCGACGCTGCCTGCAGAAAGGGGTTTACGTATTCTGCCTTCATGAACGAACTCAGTATGTCATTCCGGCTTTCCGGAATCCAGCGATTTTTGCGTCAGACGAAATTTTCCCGTTTCGGCGTATTCCTTCACGATCTGATTGGCAAAGGCATAGGACAGATACATTGCACGGTTCTGCGAGAACTCCGGATCTAACTTTTCGGATGGCGGAGCAAGCTTCACCTGTTCGATCGTAAGGTAGATCGTCGTTTCGCCGTCCTGATAGGGCCCTTTCAGGCCATCGCGTGAAGCGGCTACGTCAGAAAGGAAGCGATCTCCGGTCAGGTTGATCGTCTTTCCCGAAGCAAGCGAGACGGCATTCAATGCGCTGAACTTCACCGTCGCTCGTTCGGCCTTGTATCCCGTTTTTTCAGAGACGGTGGCCAGGCTGGCGTCTTTTTTCTGACCGAGCGATGCCTTGAGTTCTTCAAGCTGCTTTTTCTTTTTCTCGGTCAGGACACGATCCTTCAAGAATTCCTTTCTTTCTTCAAAAGATGGATAGGTGAACGGCCCTTCTTTCTTCTCTTTTTTGGCGCGGATCTCTGCCTCTTTTTTATCTTTCTCATAGAGATCTTTCATCTCGGCCTCAGAGGCCTCGGCAGA
This region of Leptonema illini DSM 21528 genomic DNA includes:
- a CDS encoding chemotaxis protein CheX, producing the protein MKAEYVNPFLQAASLVFNQLLQVDLIRGKTVVKNSLAPGQEIAIYIDVTGPVNGRVIYSMTSDGARKIFEKLGGTPESFDQEYRDVLGEIANMITGNALNIFLSRNEFLDVSVPVVVDTRTTPFPAKNDTTLGLNMYSPLGMIDINISLREAA